A genome region from Nocardia sp. NBC_00565 includes the following:
- a CDS encoding glycoside hydrolase family 15 protein, giving the protein MDDDIERTPRPTAFPRIDDYGFISDCEVTALIAPSGAIEWMCLPRMDSPSIFAAILDRSAGSFRFAPADFMVPTDRRYVPGTMVMETSWRSGDGWATVRDVLLVGPWRHQTPGRSAHRRTPTDYDAEHILLRTVHCETGQMQFGLDCQPSFGYGRHRARWEYLDSYHLAQASADGIDLQLTLSTDLRLGLEGTHALARTLLKAGDTRFCALSWGSRDAPRAVDEADERLLRTIHHWRHWLAGGRFPDHPWAAQLTRSALTLKGLTFAPTGAISAAATTSLPETPGGQRNWDYRYSWIRDSAFALWGLYTLGFSWEANDFFSYIINLTENVRDMQIVYGIGGESDLTEQTLTHLRGYENAGPVRIGNDAYRQRQHDVWGAALDAVYLYARNQDQIDARAWLVLSRAVKSALTYWRQPDHGIWEVRGEPQHFTSSKVMCWVAADRGARLARIHQDVERADRWQQAADEIHADICAHGVDSRQVFTQYYGSTALDASNLLIPLVRFLPPDDDRVRNTVLAIADELTEDGLVLRYHVTETDDGCAGEEGAFTICSFWLVSALSEIGEKKRAKQLCEKLLAYASPLGLYAEEIDPRTGRHWGNYPQAFTHLALINAVMHVIQDEQAILRQALGGESIAPRLDDASFTLGYMHR; this is encoded by the coding sequence TTCATCTCCGACTGCGAGGTCACTGCGCTTATCGCCCCCAGCGGAGCCATCGAGTGGATGTGTCTACCTCGTATGGACTCCCCCAGTATCTTCGCAGCCATACTCGATCGTTCCGCAGGTTCGTTTCGGTTCGCCCCCGCCGACTTCATGGTGCCCACCGATCGCCGCTACGTCCCTGGCACGATGGTCATGGAGACGAGTTGGCGCAGCGGCGACGGGTGGGCAACGGTTCGCGATGTGCTGCTGGTCGGGCCCTGGCGGCACCAGACACCCGGCCGCAGCGCCCACCGTCGAACCCCCACCGACTACGACGCCGAGCACATTCTGCTGCGGACGGTGCACTGTGAGACCGGGCAAATGCAGTTCGGGCTCGACTGCCAGCCGTCCTTCGGCTACGGCAGGCATCGCGCTCGTTGGGAGTACCTCGACAGTTACCACCTCGCGCAGGCCAGCGCTGACGGGATCGATCTGCAGCTGACGCTGAGCACCGACTTGCGCTTGGGGCTGGAAGGTACGCACGCGCTTGCTCGCACCCTACTGAAGGCGGGCGACACACGCTTTTGCGCGCTCTCCTGGGGTAGTCGCGACGCGCCCCGCGCCGTTGACGAGGCCGATGAACGGCTGCTGCGGACAATCCACCATTGGCGGCACTGGTTGGCCGGCGGGCGGTTCCCGGACCATCCGTGGGCTGCCCAGCTCACCCGCAGCGCACTGACCCTCAAGGGCCTGACCTTCGCACCCACCGGCGCCATCAGCGCCGCCGCCACCACGTCATTACCCGAAACCCCAGGTGGACAACGCAATTGGGACTATCGCTACTCGTGGATACGCGATTCCGCCTTCGCTCTGTGGGGCCTGTACACACTGGGTTTCAGCTGGGAGGCGAATGACTTCTTCTCCTACATCATCAACTTGACCGAAAACGTCCGGGACATGCAGATCGTCTACGGGATCGGCGGCGAGAGCGACCTCACCGAGCAGACCCTCACCCACCTGCGCGGCTACGAAAATGCCGGCCCCGTGCGCATCGGCAACGACGCGTACCGGCAACGCCAGCACGATGTGTGGGGCGCTGCGCTGGACGCGGTCTATCTCTACGCGCGCAACCAAGACCAAATCGACGCACGAGCCTGGCTGGTGCTGAGCCGGGCGGTCAAAAGCGCCCTCACCTACTGGCGCCAGCCCGACCATGGCATTTGGGAAGTACGCGGGGAGCCGCAACACTTCACCTCCAGCAAGGTGATGTGTTGGGTTGCCGCCGATCGCGGCGCCCGGCTTGCCCGCATCCACCAGGACGTCGAACGCGCGGATCGCTGGCAACAGGCCGCAGACGAAATCCACGCCGACATATGCGCTCATGGGGTCGACTCCCGGCAGGTGTTCACCCAGTACTACGGCAGCACGGCGCTGGATGCTTCGAACCTGCTCATCCCGCTGGTTCGTTTCCTGCCCCCCGACGACGACCGAGTACGCAACACGGTGTTGGCCATCGCCGACGAACTGACCGAGGACGGCCTCGTATTGCGGTACCACGTCACGGAAACCGACGATGGATGCGCAGGGGAAGAAGGTGCGTTCACGATCTGCTCGTTCTGGCTGGTCTCGGCGCTGTCGGAGATCGGCGAAAAGAAACGAGCCAAGCAGCTGTGCGAGAAACTGCTTGCCTACGCCAGCCCCCTCGGCCTCTACGCCGAGGAGATCGACCCCCGAACCGGCCGGCACTGGGGCAACTACCCCCAGGCGTTCACCCACCTCGCCCTGATCAACGCCGTAATGCACGTCATCCAGGACGAACAAGCCATACTGCGGCAGGCACTCGGCGGGGAATCGATCGCCCCGCGACTGGACGATGCATCATTCACACTGGGATACATGCACCGCTGA
- a CDS encoding putative quinol monooxygenase yields MIFIVVKFKTKPEKADEWLDLVGPFTAATRAEEGNLWFDWSRSVDDPSEFVLVEAFRDQAAGAAHVGSSHFKSAMTELPAALAQTPRIISQTIDATDWSEMGEMTVE; encoded by the coding sequence ATGATCTTCATCGTCGTCAAATTCAAGACCAAGCCCGAAAAGGCGGACGAATGGCTCGACCTCGTCGGCCCATTCACCGCGGCCACCCGAGCCGAGGAGGGCAACCTCTGGTTCGACTGGTCTCGCAGCGTCGACGACCCGTCCGAATTCGTCCTCGTGGAGGCATTCCGAGACCAGGCCGCCGGCGCCGCCCATGTCGGCAGCTCCCACTTCAAGTCCGCGATGACCGAACTTCCCGCAGCCCTCGCCCAGACCCCGCGCATCATCAGCCAGACCATCGACGCCACCGACTGGTCCGAAATGGGGGAGATGACCGTCGAATAG
- a CDS encoding Hsp70 family protein, producing the protein MTSDFDRGVDDDMVAMGQVRGNAMSRMIEPGYETGLRRFVGPEIYQRNSFHVTGLDVTASARAVRRRAEQARGDERIAEACRELGDPMRRIIDEFFWHWPGYDAHNRAVDAHARALAGPADAVDWAGVRWLWHEAVSEEPGWDYVRDRILQLDEPEIRPDFVDQLRRLLPALLVSVNAALFARAVERGDDSAAADQVRATVRMASGDERLAGAEVATAIRPVLDDFDDPPVERFAAPVLARTVELCRRALAEKNLGRGDIERVILVGGPTLSPFVREYLADPESGLGIALDHTEDPLTVVARGAAIFAGTQRYEAVSAPPVAHGGFALTLDYHPAGPDPDPLIRGSIGPADHGLSIEFGNPESRPPWRSGRVPVAPGGTFATRVLAERGRLNTFQVWLSDALGNRHQVGPDTFTYTVGAVQAEQPLIHSIGIGLADNTLLSLAPKGATLPVRCRAKLHTTTTVTPGVASGVIRIPILEGEQPRADRNRRVGCLEVRAQHISRPLPLGSDIEFIVEIDSSRLVTARAYVPMLDEEFDQVADLESETVPTHTELLGRVSEIRERLASLRSRQVKAGDPVAGMVLMQVDAAGRTETVEQRLAAALDDTDAAQGCDALVRELHVALDEAEDALQWPELVAKARSACADATDIVAAHGNADDAVAMRATMLAIEDAIDTRDSTALRQHTNDLGRLIGQVLDRAGVLQVELFHQLAARRAEMSSPLHADRLIAQGYAALDRDDTAPLRPINSQLFALLPAASQAADDPLSTVRPSY; encoded by the coding sequence ATGACATCCGATTTCGATCGTGGAGTCGATGACGACATGGTGGCGATGGGCCAGGTTCGAGGGAACGCGATGAGCCGAATGATCGAGCCCGGCTACGAGACCGGGCTGCGCCGTTTCGTCGGCCCGGAGATATACCAGCGCAATAGTTTTCACGTGACCGGACTGGACGTCACGGCATCGGCTCGTGCGGTCCGGCGACGCGCCGAGCAGGCGCGAGGCGACGAGCGGATTGCCGAGGCCTGTCGGGAACTGGGGGACCCGATGCGCCGGATCATCGACGAATTCTTTTGGCACTGGCCGGGTTACGATGCGCACAATCGCGCGGTCGATGCGCACGCGAGGGCCCTGGCCGGTCCAGCGGACGCTGTCGACTGGGCGGGTGTGCGGTGGCTCTGGCATGAAGCTGTCAGCGAAGAGCCGGGCTGGGACTATGTGCGCGACCGGATTCTGCAGTTGGACGAGCCGGAGATCCGTCCCGATTTCGTCGATCAGTTGCGGCGGCTGCTGCCCGCGCTGTTGGTTTCGGTCAACGCCGCCCTATTTGCCCGCGCGGTCGAACGTGGGGACGATTCGGCGGCCGCGGATCAGGTGCGCGCGACCGTGCGGATGGCATCCGGCGACGAGCGGCTGGCCGGTGCGGAGGTCGCAACAGCGATTCGGCCCGTGCTCGACGACTTCGACGATCCGCCAGTCGAGCGCTTCGCCGCCCCGGTGCTCGCGCGCACGGTCGAGTTGTGCCGGCGAGCGCTGGCCGAGAAGAACCTGGGCCGTGGCGATATCGAACGCGTGATCCTCGTCGGCGGGCCGACGCTGTCACCGTTTGTTCGGGAGTATCTCGCGGACCCGGAATCCGGGCTGGGCATTGCGCTCGATCACACCGAGGATCCGCTCACGGTCGTCGCACGCGGTGCCGCGATCTTCGCTGGAACGCAACGCTACGAAGCTGTTTCGGCACCACCGGTCGCGCACGGTGGCTTTGCGCTCACACTGGACTACCACCCGGCCGGGCCGGACCCCGACCCGTTGATCCGCGGCAGCATCGGACCGGCCGACCACGGTCTGTCCATCGAGTTCGGCAATCCCGAGTCCCGCCCGCCGTGGCGCAGCGGCCGCGTTCCCGTCGCGCCGGGCGGCACGTTCGCCACGCGGGTGCTCGCAGAGCGCGGGCGGCTCAACACGTTTCAAGTGTGGTTGAGCGATGCGCTCGGTAACCGCCACCAGGTTGGCCCCGACACGTTCACATACACCGTCGGCGCGGTGCAGGCCGAGCAACCACTGATCCATTCCATCGGAATCGGCCTCGCGGACAACACGTTGCTGTCGCTCGCTCCTAAAGGCGCCACCTTGCCGGTGCGCTGCCGCGCCAAGCTACACACCACGACGACCGTCACGCCCGGCGTCGCGAGCGGCGTGATCCGTATTCCGATTCTCGAAGGCGAACAGCCGAGGGCGGATCGGAATCGGCGGGTCGGCTGCCTCGAGGTGCGCGCCCAGCACATCTCGCGGCCGCTACCCCTCGGCTCGGATATCGAGTTCATCGTGGAGATCGACTCGTCGCGGCTGGTGACCGCACGTGCCTACGTGCCGATGCTGGACGAGGAGTTCGACCAGGTCGCCGATCTCGAATCCGAGACGGTGCCCACCCACACCGAACTCCTCGGCCGAGTGAGTGAGATCCGGGAACGATTGGCGTCGTTGCGATCTCGTCAGGTGAAGGCCGGCGATCCGGTCGCCGGCATGGTGCTCATGCAGGTCGATGCGGCGGGCCGAACCGAGACGGTCGAACAACGGCTCGCCGCTGCCCTCGACGACACCGATGCCGCACAAGGTTGCGACGCGCTGGTGCGCGAGCTGCACGTCGCCCTCGACGAAGCCGAGGACGCGCTGCAATGGCCCGAACTTGTCGCCAAGGCTCGTTCGGCCTGCGCCGACGCCACCGATATCGTTGCCGCGCATGGGAATGCTGACGACGCCGTCGCGATGCGCGCAACGATGCTCGCGATCGAAGACGCGATCGACACACGTGACTCGACGGCGCTGCGCCAGCACACGAACGACCTCGGCCGCCTCATCGGTCAGGTGCTCGATCGCGCAGGTGTCTTGCAGGTCGAGCTCTTTCACCAGCTCGCCGCCCGCCGAGCCGAGATGAGCAGCCCGCTACACGCCGATCGTCTGATCGCGCAGGGCTACGCCGCCTTGGACCGCGACGACACTGCACCCTTGCGACCGATCAACAGTCAGCTCTTCGCCCTGCTGCCCGCGGCGTCGCAGGCAGCAGACGATCCGCTCAGCACGGTTCGGCCGTCGTACTGA
- a CDS encoding DUF4328 domain-containing protein produces the protein MTYQPYPDGRPNPQYGHRPSGGTAIAAGVLALFGAAHRLLSAVLAVGLFIFLGTGSELLREADRPMRTTLLISAPIFSVVGVLLLVGAIQLLRGSRAGRTFIVAACTADIAYGIVEFAIVKAVAASDDELILVGSPVLVTVGVIFPVITIGLTVAAATTRWLENDGSRHSASRRAEPEQNQGQVSASVTPVAAVGKLRVVRPIDALGRWSIGLIGCTTAALLVFVSTEALGYRALDSYHGEYPNAKARNEFHDWSMVVGSAMIIMLMALVGTGIVFMAWLRQARSNADALCAARHRLPIGWVVGGWFCPVVNTWFPASILTDVLRASDPRTPTDAPDLRGRPGGLLVGVWWLAWLATWTVLFWPTDSDFLSPARAAAVALSMVVAGACAAVIITRIGNWQRSRALVGDPNDIRFRSWSR, from the coding sequence ATGACATACCAACCGTATCCCGATGGCCGACCGAATCCGCAGTACGGACACCGACCAAGTGGCGGCACTGCGATCGCGGCGGGTGTGCTCGCCTTGTTCGGCGCGGCGCATCGGCTGCTGAGCGCAGTGCTGGCGGTCGGCCTGTTCATATTTCTCGGCACGGGCAGTGAACTGCTTCGCGAGGCGGATCGCCCGATGCGGACGACCTTGCTGATCTCGGCTCCGATCTTCTCGGTGGTCGGCGTGCTGCTGCTCGTCGGCGCCATTCAGCTGCTTCGCGGAAGCCGGGCCGGCCGTACGTTCATCGTCGCCGCCTGCACGGCCGACATCGCTTATGGGATAGTCGAATTCGCGATCGTGAAGGCGGTTGCCGCGAGTGACGACGAGCTGATCCTGGTCGGCAGTCCGGTGCTGGTGACGGTCGGGGTCATCTTCCCGGTCATCACGATCGGATTGACTGTGGCCGCCGCCACGACGCGTTGGCTGGAAAACGACGGCTCGCGGCACTCGGCTAGCCGCCGGGCCGAACCCGAGCAGAATCAGGGCCAGGTGTCTGCGTCGGTCACGCCCGTCGCCGCGGTCGGCAAGCTGCGGGTCGTCCGACCGATCGATGCGCTCGGGCGTTGGTCGATCGGTTTGATCGGCTGCACCACGGCTGCACTGCTCGTCTTTGTGAGCACCGAGGCGCTGGGCTATCGCGCGCTCGACAGCTATCACGGAGAGTATCCGAATGCCAAGGCCCGCAATGAGTTTCATGACTGGTCCATGGTCGTCGGTTCGGCCATGATCATCATGCTCATGGCGTTGGTCGGCACGGGGATCGTGTTCATGGCGTGGCTGCGGCAGGCCCGGAGCAATGCCGATGCGCTGTGTGCGGCGCGGCATCGGCTACCGATCGGGTGGGTGGTCGGCGGCTGGTTCTGCCCCGTGGTCAACACGTGGTTTCCGGCGTCGATCCTCACCGACGTGCTGCGCGCCAGTGATCCGCGGACACCGACGGATGCGCCGGATCTCCGTGGGCGTCCGGGCGGGTTGTTGGTCGGTGTGTGGTGGTTGGCGTGGCTGGCCACGTGGACCGTGCTCTTTTGGCCAACCGATTCCGACTTCCTATCGCCGGCACGGGCCGCTGCCGTGGCGCTGTCGATGGTGGTTGCCGGGGCGTGCGCGGCGGTGATCATCACCCGCATCGGCAACTGGCAGCGGTCGCGGGCACTGGTCGGCGATCCGAATGACATCCGATTTCGATCGTGGAGTCGATGA
- a CDS encoding RNA polymerase sigma factor: protein MSTADNGDWVRDVALIALLGAVLQDCAREPLSLLASAPETSVIRIGRGGVDSVRAFDDLLIEAYESTKDMLLASVTKQVGSRTDAEDIVQTAFMRVYAARPGITDAEELRRYIWTAAKNLTRDTWRRAANDRDRLDPDGETRIAQLADSAGLAFDDVIALRHTLIAALNAVPARERQAVVVRAFEGNTYAETAAIMGVGDGTVKAYVHAALKRLRANIEAA from the coding sequence ATGAGCACGGCAGACAATGGCGATTGGGTACGTGACGTTGCGCTCATCGCGCTGCTGGGCGCGGTCCTGCAAGACTGTGCGAGGGAACCGCTGTCACTGCTGGCGAGCGCCCCTGAGACGTCGGTGATTCGGATCGGGCGTGGCGGCGTTGATTCGGTGCGGGCGTTCGACGACCTACTGATCGAGGCGTACGAGTCGACCAAGGACATGCTGCTGGCCTCGGTGACCAAACAGGTCGGGAGCCGCACCGACGCGGAAGACATCGTCCAGACCGCGTTCATGCGCGTCTACGCCGCGCGTCCCGGTATCACCGACGCCGAGGAATTGCGCCGCTATATCTGGACCGCCGCAAAGAACCTGACCCGCGATACCTGGCGACGAGCCGCTAACGATCGCGACCGCCTCGATCCCGACGGCGAGACGCGGATCGCGCAGCTGGCAGACAGTGCCGGACTCGCCTTCGACGATGTGATCGCGTTGCGGCACACGCTGATCGCCGCGCTGAACGCCGTCCCCGCCCGCGAACGCCAGGCAGTGGTTGTGCGCGCCTTCGAGGGAAACACCTATGCCGAAACTGCCGCGATCATGGGCGTGGGAGACGGGACCGTGAAGGCCTACGTGCACGCCGCACTCAAACGGCTTCGGGCGAATATCGAAGCGGCTTGA
- a CDS encoding nSTAND1 domain-containing NTPase — translation MTAGGSSAVARFGSAHARICTTTGQVVGAGFLVGPNVVATCAHVIAYATGTDPNAVQPPDSIVAVDFPLLPSAGPRRARVRRWTPIAGDGRGDVAILELDGAVGDSVAPPPFWRAHDPWGREFRMFGFPAELPDGVWASGEFRERQGTGWLQLQRVGGQPITRGFSGAPVWDSGTDAVVGMAAVADPRGYTGTAFMIPIADVLGMDPSFVPNPYRGLEPFDEEHADYFYGRDDDIERVLSALRQRPLVAVAGPSGTGKSSLIRAGVIPRLRAQGRQIASFRLAGDVSPGDAATPVVRAVTPRFDLPDGGELSTLLAEHAARDPGTVDDSVARLLERVPPEGLVLFADQFEDLAATAPERARAVLQWLMELTRADTEGRIRILLTLRWDALNNLIDAELAGFLDGATVALAPMGRDQLRDAIQRPAARAPGVDLQPALVERLVDDTVGEPGALPLLESTLTQLWDRRAGASITVEDYERAGRATGFFTDRADHVLAQFTDPLEAFDVQRLLKLLAAPTSSGGGFVRSVVSMDDFPELRSVAGRLARDRLVVVGRDSHGTDTVELAHQALIDNWSRLRGWLQDDRDFRAWQQQLERDRQKWELSEHDNGALLHGRALEDALDWVDKRKPEVPAAHRLYIGASRRLRRRAVRRLWTVTAVVTVLALVAAGTAVVAYRTSQARTAQLREQAGANLAHQSEVVGDTDADQALQFVEAAGKFAPDNPEVRAAQLLAQVRLGSLESRYSGLWSNAIDTSDSRDGSVLAVAQTNGEIIVVSELFVGEPSRWRLGFVADLIEIELSPDGRKLVAVNSRGGISLWDIPTRSGPMTVRMDAPTGVGRFAVSEMFSDDSRSLIVSFDPKRETGGEMGDPDVIELYDVAGPPRQLSGISADGMAWRLPVRIDPNRAAAWFWEMNSSRQQRSVVRELGTGREIGEWAGGDFSSSGLIVGCGADPAVLTVREMDGTERYHMNVGSCPLGTILDGTKQFAVINTGKYRDAFAIALIVQIDTGRSYYVQIPNDSTSRRATVGITPNGPVVAMKTYDGLERYGVAAELDKSSWQAALPDNNNYASWSPDGRYAQIVRGGVSVLVDLQSRRVVAQAGRKLAELTGAPNTRVAFTPDNRHVLTGTRTNELLVLNNPDLTVERRITLPVPPNLGTAFPASERATHIVVGNNDEATVLYAGVITRWRISDGRQIGNPVQISDNAEDLQNSVRTAFLIGYSNSSSVIVRAGYAELQLWDLDTGVRVRSFSPGALNRIFDVKMNPRDAEVLVKDQAGSVYRWNSITDQSAKVDLAAIPEDFQMAGWSSDGTIVLSGGSEIEVWDTRTQTSTKFAVPGSIRVWTLIGATLIGLSDQGPLYINLDDNNIQQRLCAINNRDYTDAERDKIPRGVDTEPPCASG, via the coding sequence ATGACTGCAGGTGGTTCGAGCGCTGTCGCTCGATTCGGTTCGGCGCATGCGCGGATCTGCACGACCACAGGTCAGGTCGTTGGCGCGGGGTTTCTGGTGGGCCCGAACGTCGTCGCGACGTGTGCGCACGTGATCGCATACGCAACCGGTACCGACCCAAATGCCGTGCAGCCGCCGGACTCGATTGTGGCGGTGGACTTTCCGTTGCTGCCCTCGGCCGGGCCGCGGCGTGCGCGTGTGCGCCGGTGGACCCCGATCGCCGGGGACGGTCGGGGTGATGTCGCGATCCTGGAGCTGGACGGCGCAGTGGGCGATTCGGTTGCGCCGCCGCCATTTTGGCGTGCCCATGACCCGTGGGGGCGCGAGTTCCGGATGTTCGGTTTTCCGGCGGAGTTGCCCGACGGTGTCTGGGCCTCCGGCGAGTTCCGGGAACGGCAGGGCACCGGCTGGCTGCAGCTGCAGCGGGTCGGCGGCCAGCCGATCACGCGGGGGTTCAGCGGTGCACCGGTATGGGACAGCGGAACAGACGCGGTGGTGGGGATGGCAGCGGTTGCCGACCCGCGTGGGTACACCGGGACCGCGTTCATGATCCCGATCGCCGACGTGCTCGGTATGGACCCCTCGTTCGTCCCCAATCCCTATCGTGGGCTGGAGCCGTTCGACGAGGAACACGCAGACTACTTCTACGGTCGAGACGACGACATCGAGCGTGTGTTGTCGGCACTGCGGCAGCGACCGCTCGTCGCGGTAGCGGGACCGTCCGGCACCGGCAAATCGTCGCTCATCCGCGCGGGGGTGATCCCCCGGCTCCGCGCGCAGGGGCGGCAGATCGCGAGCTTCCGGCTCGCCGGCGATGTGTCGCCGGGCGATGCGGCCACGCCGGTCGTCCGTGCGGTTACCCCACGATTCGATCTTCCGGACGGCGGCGAGCTCTCGACGCTGCTGGCGGAGCACGCGGCACGTGATCCGGGGACCGTCGACGACTCGGTGGCGCGGCTGCTCGAGCGCGTGCCGCCGGAGGGCTTGGTGCTGTTCGCGGATCAGTTCGAGGATCTGGCCGCGACCGCGCCGGAGCGGGCGCGCGCGGTGCTGCAATGGCTGATGGAGCTCACCCGCGCCGATACCGAGGGGCGCATCCGAATTCTGCTCACGTTGCGGTGGGATGCGCTGAACAACCTGATCGACGCAGAGCTCGCCGGATTTCTCGACGGGGCGACGGTGGCGCTGGCGCCGATGGGTCGTGACCAGCTCCGCGACGCCATCCAGCGGCCCGCCGCCCGTGCGCCTGGCGTCGATCTGCAGCCGGCGCTCGTCGAGCGTCTCGTAGACGACACGGTGGGCGAGCCGGGCGCGCTGCCACTGCTCGAGTCGACGCTGACGCAACTGTGGGATCGACGCGCCGGCGCGTCGATTACCGTCGAGGACTACGAAAGAGCCGGCCGCGCAACAGGTTTCTTCACCGACCGGGCCGACCACGTGCTGGCCCAGTTCACCGACCCGCTCGAAGCATTCGACGTGCAGCGCTTGCTGAAGCTGCTCGCCGCTCCCACTTCGAGCGGAGGGGGTTTCGTCCGGTCCGTGGTGTCGATGGATGACTTTCCTGAACTGCGCAGTGTCGCTGGACGATTGGCGCGCGATCGGCTGGTCGTCGTGGGGCGAGATTCGCACGGAACCGACACCGTCGAACTGGCTCACCAGGCCCTCATCGACAACTGGTCGCGGCTGCGCGGCTGGCTGCAGGACGACCGCGACTTCCGCGCCTGGCAGCAGCAACTCGAGCGGGACCGCCAGAAGTGGGAGCTGTCCGAGCACGACAACGGCGCGCTACTGCACGGCAGGGCGCTGGAGGATGCGCTCGACTGGGTCGACAAGCGCAAACCCGAAGTCCCTGCAGCGCATCGGCTATACATCGGTGCCAGCCGTCGGCTCCGTCGACGCGCGGTCCGGCGGTTGTGGACCGTCACCGCGGTTGTGACCGTACTCGCCCTCGTCGCCGCGGGAACAGCTGTCGTTGCCTATCGGACCAGTCAAGCCCGGACGGCTCAGCTGCGCGAGCAGGCAGGGGCCAACCTTGCTCACCAGTCGGAGGTGGTCGGTGACACAGATGCCGACCAGGCACTCCAATTTGTCGAAGCAGCAGGGAAATTCGCTCCAGACAACCCTGAGGTTCGCGCTGCTCAACTGCTGGCGCAGGTTCGGCTGGGCTCGTTGGAGTCGCGCTACTCCGGCCTCTGGTCGAATGCGATAGACACATCCGACAGTCGAGACGGGTCCGTCCTTGCAGTCGCCCAGACGAATGGCGAAATCATCGTTGTGAGCGAACTTTTTGTGGGTGAGCCGTCGCGCTGGCGACTCGGATTCGTTGCGGACCTTATCGAGATCGAGCTGAGTCCGGACGGGAGGAAGCTAGTTGCGGTCAACAGTCGCGGTGGTATCTCGCTGTGGGACATCCCAACTAGAAGCGGTCCGATGACGGTTCGTATGGACGCCCCAACGGGCGTGGGACGCTTTGCGGTCTCGGAAATGTTTTCCGACGATAGTAGATCGCTGATCGTGTCATTCGATCCGAAACGAGAAACCGGCGGCGAAATGGGCGATCCCGACGTGATAGAACTCTATGATGTCGCAGGACCACCTCGCCAGTTGTCGGGTATTTCTGCGGACGGGATGGCGTGGCGCCTACCCGTTCGAATCGATCCGAACCGCGCCGCTGCGTGGTTCTGGGAAATGAATTCCTCGAGGCAGCAACGCTCGGTCGTTCGAGAGTTGGGGACCGGACGTGAGATCGGGGAGTGGGCAGGTGGTGATTTCAGTTCCAGCGGATTGATAGTTGGCTGCGGCGCGGATCCTGCGGTGCTGACGGTTAGGGAAATGGATGGTACCGAGCGCTACCACATGAATGTCGGTAGCTGTCCGCTCGGCACCATTCTTGACGGCACAAAACAATTTGCCGTTATCAACACTGGCAAGTATCGGGATGCGTTCGCAATCGCGCTGATCGTGCAGATCGACACCGGCCGCAGCTATTATGTCCAAATTCCGAACGATAGCACTAGCAGACGTGCGACCGTGGGGATCACGCCGAATGGTCCGGTCGTGGCGATGAAAACTTATGATGGGTTGGAGCGGTACGGGGTCGCGGCAGAACTGGACAAATCGAGTTGGCAAGCGGCCCTGCCGGACAACAACAACTACGCATCTTGGAGTCCCGACGGCCGCTATGCGCAGATCGTGCGTGGCGGAGTCTCGGTACTGGTCGATCTGCAGTCGAGGCGGGTAGTTGCCCAGGCGGGCAGAAAGCTCGCGGAGTTGACGGGCGCCCCGAACACCCGGGTGGCGTTCACGCCGGACAATCGGCACGTCCTCACTGGGACGCGCACGAATGAACTTCTGGTCTTGAACAATCCCGACCTAACCGTCGAGCGTCGTATAACACTACCTGTTCCGCCGAATCTGGGTACCGCGTTTCCTGCGAGCGAACGTGCGACACATATCGTGGTCGGCAATAACGACGAAGCCACTGTGTTGTATGCGGGTGTCATCACCCGCTGGCGGATCAGCGACGGTCGGCAGATCGGCAATCCGGTGCAAATAAGTGACAACGCCGAAGATCTGCAAAATAGTGTACGAACCGCATTTCTAATTGGGTATTCGAATAGCTCTTCGGTGATTGTGCGGGCCGGGTATGCCGAACTGCAATTGTGGGATTTGGATACCGGAGTGCGGGTACGTTCGTTCAGTCCCGGGGCTCTGAACCGCATTTTCGATGTAAAAATGAATCCACGGGATGCGGAAGTGCTCGTCAAAGACCAAGCGGGAAGCGTGTATCGCTGGAATTCCATCACGGACCAAAGTGCTAAGGTCGATCTTGCCGCGATTCCAGAAGACTTTCAAATGGCGGGGTGGTCATCTGACGGCACGATAGTCCTGTCCGGCGGGTCAGAGATCGAAGTATGGGACACCCGCACTCAGACGAGCACCAAGTTCGCGGTCCCAGGATCTATTCGAGTATGGACGCTCATCGGAGCAACGTTGATCGGCCTGTCCGACCAGGGGCCACTCTATATCAACCTCGACGACAACAATATTCAACAACGGCTGTGCGCGATCAATAATCGTGACTACACCGACGCCGAACGCGACAAGATCCCGCGCGGCGTCGACACCGAGCCACCATGCGCGAGCGGCTGA